Proteins encoded by one window of Streptococcus sanguinis:
- a CDS encoding MBL fold metallo-hydrolase, with amino-acid sequence MSNIIEKIEYLHPGRCSSHLQQMFKGVAKKKMIFPAGVFLLKHREQGYILYDTGYSPAILKPNFKYWLYGLGTPVDMSEEERVDRLLEQKGIAPEDISYVILSHLHPDHIGGAAFFPKARFILTKTVFKTYQHAKLKDLIFKEFLPQDFESRLEVVEPQQVQAAFLYRKTVDLFGDGSIYLASVDGHAAGQACLFLPDYHLFIGADLCWGVDLLPYTEQMRFLPSLIQNNKEEYMAGVALLRQLLAVGYQVLVSHDPAERAEQILYETRNISKNL; translated from the coding sequence ATGTCCAACATTATCGAGAAAATTGAGTATCTTCACCCTGGGCGCTGCAGCAGTCACTTGCAGCAGATGTTTAAGGGAGTTGCCAAGAAAAAAATGATTTTTCCAGCTGGTGTTTTCCTCTTGAAGCATCGTGAGCAAGGCTATATTCTCTACGACACTGGCTATTCTCCAGCTATTCTGAAGCCCAATTTTAAATACTGGCTTTATGGTCTGGGAACGCCTGTTGATATGTCAGAAGAGGAGCGTGTAGATCGTCTGCTTGAGCAAAAAGGAATTGCGCCAGAAGATATTTCTTATGTCATCTTGTCGCACTTGCATCCAGATCACATCGGCGGAGCCGCTTTCTTTCCCAAGGCCCGCTTCATTCTGACCAAGACCGTTTTCAAAACGTATCAGCATGCCAAACTGAAGGATTTGATTTTTAAGGAATTTCTTCCGCAGGATTTTGAGAGTCGGTTGGAAGTAGTGGAACCTCAGCAGGTCCAAGCAGCATTCCTCTATCGTAAGACAGTTGACTTGTTTGGGGATGGCAGTATATATCTGGCTTCAGTTGATGGCCATGCTGCTGGGCAAGCTTGTCTCTTTTTGCCAGATTATCATCTGTTTATCGGAGCTGATTTGTGCTGGGGCGTGGATCTGTTGCCGTATACAGAGCAGATGCGTTTCTTGCCGTCACTGATCCAGAATAACAAGGAAGAATATATGGCCGGTGTGGCCTTACTTCGGCAGTTGCTTGCTGTCGGTTATCAGGTGCTAGTCAGCCATGATCCGGCTGAGAGAGCGGAGCAGATTTTGTATGAAACTAGGAACATTTCTAAAAACCTTTAG
- a CDS encoding NAD-dependent epimerase/dehydratase family protein has translation MVYNGNKTQTENYMKGVAMKVLVTGATGFLGKYVVEELAEQGYQVRAFGRNLKAGRQLEGPLVEFFAGDFTREEEIFAACEGVDAVVHAGALSTIWGPWEQFYQTNVVGTKLVMEACRHFGMQRLVYISSPSVYAAARDQLAIKEEAAPQENELNFYIKSKLMAERIVRSYPQVPSVILRPRGLFGIGDTSIFPRILRLSQKLAIPLIRNGQQMMDMTCVENVAFAVRLALEIPEAQGQVYNITNGESRSFKDMLDEALDGLQVRKRYVKLPAAFLGILAQGFESFYRFFHIEKEPPLTLYTYYLMRYSQTLDISAAVRDLGYQPKLTISEGIAKYVQHYREN, from the coding sequence ATGGTGTATAATGGGAACAAGACACAAACAGAAAATTATATGAAAGGAGTAGCGATGAAGGTTCTAGTGACAGGAGCGACTGGCTTTCTAGGAAAGTATGTTGTTGAAGAGCTGGCTGAACAAGGCTATCAGGTGCGAGCTTTTGGTCGTAATCTGAAGGCTGGTCGGCAGTTAGAAGGTCCTTTAGTAGAGTTTTTTGCTGGTGATTTTACCAGAGAAGAAGAAATTTTTGCAGCCTGCGAAGGAGTGGATGCAGTGGTACACGCTGGTGCTCTCTCAACGATTTGGGGACCATGGGAGCAGTTTTATCAGACCAATGTAGTAGGAACCAAGTTGGTTATGGAAGCCTGCCGGCATTTTGGAATGCAAAGACTGGTCTATATTTCCTCCCCAAGTGTTTATGCTGCTGCGCGTGATCAACTTGCTATTAAAGAAGAGGCTGCTCCTCAGGAAAACGAGCTGAATTTTTATATCAAAAGCAAGCTCATGGCTGAGCGGATTGTCCGAAGTTATCCTCAAGTTCCATCGGTTATCTTGCGTCCAAGAGGGCTTTTTGGTATTGGGGATACCAGTATCTTTCCTAGGATTCTGCGCTTAAGCCAAAAACTGGCGATTCCACTCATCAGAAATGGCCAGCAAATGATGGACATGACCTGTGTGGAAAATGTGGCCTTTGCTGTTCGACTGGCTTTGGAAATTCCAGAAGCGCAAGGACAGGTTTACAATATTACCAACGGAGAATCCCGTAGTTTCAAGGATATGCTGGATGAAGCTTTAGATGGTTTACAGGTTCGTAAACGTTATGTTAAGTTACCTGCTGCTTTTCTAGGTATTCTGGCACAGGGTTTTGAAAGCTTTTATCGCTTCTTTCACATTGAAAAAGAGCCACCTTTGACTCTTTACACTTATTACTTAATGCGTTACAGTCAAACGCTGGATATATCAGCAGCAGTAAGAGATTTGGGCTATCAACCCAAGTTGACAATCAGTGAAGGGATTGCAAAATATGTCCAACATTATCGAGAAAATTGA
- the rpsD gene encoding 30S ribosomal protein S4 translates to MSRYTGPSWKQARRLGLSLTGTGKELARRNYVPGQHGPNNRSKLSEYGLQLAEKQKLRFTYGVGEKQFRNLFVQASKIKEGILGFNFMLLLERRLDNVVYRLGLATTRRQARQFVNHGHILVDGKRVDIPSYRVTPGQVISVREKSLKVPAILEAVEATLGRPAFVSFDAEKLEGSLTRLPERDEINPEINEALIVEFYNKML, encoded by the coding sequence ATGTCACGTTATACAGGACCATCTTGGAAACAAGCTCGTCGTTTGGGTCTTTCTCTTACTGGTACAGGTAAAGAATTGGCTCGCCGTAACTATGTACCTGGTCAACATGGACCAAACAACCGCAGCAAATTGTCAGAATACGGTTTACAATTGGCTGAAAAACAAAAACTTCGTTTCACTTACGGTGTAGGTGAAAAACAATTCCGTAACTTGTTTGTTCAAGCTTCAAAAATCAAAGAAGGAATCCTTGGTTTCAACTTCATGCTTCTCTTGGAGCGTCGCTTGGATAATGTTGTTTACCGTCTTGGTCTTGCGACTACTCGTCGTCAAGCTCGTCAATTCGTAAACCATGGGCACATCCTTGTTGACGGCAAACGCGTTGATATCCCATCATACCGCGTAACTCCAGGTCAAGTGATCTCAGTTCGCGAGAAATCATTGAAAGTGCCTGCAATCCTTGAAGCTGTTGAAGCAACTCTTGGACGTCCAGCATTCGTATCATTTGATGCTGAAAAATTAGAAGGTTCATTGACTCGCCTTCCAGAGCGCGACGAAATCAACCCAGAAATCAACGAAGCACTTATCGTTGAATTCTACAACAAAATGCTTTAA
- a CDS encoding ABC transporter ATP-binding protein: MTEIKLENVSYAYDEQQILKDISLQVEAGQVVAILGPSGVGKTTLFNLIAGILEVQSGRIVLDGQENPKGRVSYMLQKDLLLEHKTVLGNVILPLLIRKVSKKEATEQATQILKEFGLFDVADKYPHELSGGMRQRVALLRTYMFGHRLFLLDEAFSALDELTKMELHAWYLDIHRRLGLTTLLITHSIEEALALSDHIYILKNRPGQIVADLQLTWSDSEDKELQKLRYKQEILKILGV, from the coding sequence ATGACAGAAATTAAACTTGAAAATGTAAGCTATGCTTATGATGAGCAGCAGATTTTGAAAGATATCAGCCTACAGGTAGAAGCAGGCCAGGTCGTAGCGATTTTGGGACCTAGCGGAGTCGGGAAAACTACCCTCTTTAATCTAATTGCTGGGATTTTGGAGGTCCAGTCGGGTAGGATTGTCCTAGACGGGCAGGAAAATCCCAAGGGCCGGGTGAGTTATATGCTGCAGAAGGACTTGCTGCTGGAGCACAAGACGGTGCTAGGCAATGTCATCTTGCCCCTCTTAATCCGAAAAGTATCAAAAAAGGAAGCGACGGAGCAGGCAACCCAGATTTTGAAGGAGTTTGGACTCTTTGATGTGGCAGATAAGTATCCACATGAGCTGAGCGGGGGGATGCGGCAGCGCGTGGCTCTGCTACGGACCTATATGTTCGGTCACAGGCTATTTCTTCTGGACGAGGCCTTTAGTGCTCTGGATGAGCTGACTAAGATGGAGCTGCACGCTTGGTATCTGGATATTCATCGTAGGCTGGGTCTGACGACTCTTCTCATTACTCATAGCATTGAGGAAGCTCTGGCTCTCAGCGACCATATCTATATTCTGAAAAATCGGCCTGGGCAAATTGTTGCAGATCTCCAACTGACTTGGTCAGACAGTGAGGATAAGGAACTGCAGAAGTTACGATACAAGCAGGAGATTTTGAAGATTTTGGGAGTGTGA
- a CDS encoding F390 synthetase-related protein, producing the protein MKLGTFLKTFSVMRWGHRFKDRQALERYQVKALAIYREFLQQESPYFKSGIPADFKMNKAFMMEHFNELNTQGLDRDELLALALESERTRDFSPMIGEIAVGLSSGTSGHRGLFVTTEKERSMWAAAILAKMLPKGKLFGHKIAFFLRADNQLYQTVNSGLISLEYFDTFQGAEEHVERLNAYQPTILVAPASMLLELAKQVQAGNLQIAPSKVVSVAEILEEPDQQSIQEGFGLKKVDQVYQATEGFLACSCAYGNLHLNEDIVHVDKHYLDDRRFYPIITDFKRTSQPIFQYELNDILVENPEPCPCGSVFTRIDRIEGRSDDIFMFENAAGQSVEVFPDFIRRCLLLVDGIGEYQVAQKKDYSLTIAIEHRSQQREDEIIQQFQNLATDKDFLIPAISFEDYQRDRSRKLKRIYRA; encoded by the coding sequence ATGAAACTAGGAACATTTCTAAAAACCTTTAGCGTCATGCGCTGGGGGCATCGATTTAAAGACCGACAGGCATTAGAACGCTATCAAGTCAAGGCTTTAGCAATCTATCGGGAATTTCTGCAGCAGGAATCGCCTTATTTTAAATCAGGCATTCCAGCAGATTTTAAGATGAATAAGGCCTTTATGATGGAGCATTTCAATGAGCTCAATACTCAGGGGCTGGATCGTGATGAGTTACTAGCCTTGGCTCTGGAGAGCGAGCGGACACGTGATTTCAGCCCCATGATAGGAGAAATTGCTGTTGGCCTGTCTTCAGGAACATCTGGTCACCGAGGCTTGTTTGTCACCACTGAAAAGGAGCGCAGTATGTGGGCGGCAGCTATCTTGGCCAAGATGCTGCCTAAAGGCAAACTCTTTGGACATAAAATAGCCTTCTTTCTTCGGGCAGATAACCAACTCTATCAGACTGTCAATTCAGGCTTGATTTCTCTGGAGTATTTTGATACTTTTCAGGGAGCCGAAGAGCATGTAGAGCGTTTGAATGCTTACCAGCCAACGATTTTGGTAGCGCCAGCATCAATGCTCTTGGAGCTGGCAAAACAAGTCCAGGCAGGGAATTTGCAGATTGCCCCTAGCAAAGTCGTATCAGTGGCAGAAATTTTGGAAGAGCCAGATCAGCAGAGTATTCAAGAAGGATTTGGTCTAAAAAAGGTGGATCAGGTTTACCAAGCGACCGAGGGCTTTTTAGCCTGCAGCTGTGCCTACGGTAATCTTCATCTAAATGAAGACATTGTCCATGTAGATAAGCACTACTTGGATGATAGGCGCTTTTACCCAATTATTACGGATTTCAAGCGGACTTCTCAGCCAATTTTTCAATATGAGTTGAATGATATCTTGGTAGAAAATCCTGAACCTTGCCCCTGCGGTTCGGTCTTTACACGGATTGATAGGATTGAGGGCCGGTCGGATGATATTTTCATGTTTGAAAATGCTGCAGGTCAGTCGGTGGAGGTCTTTCCAGACTTTATCCGCCGTTGTCTGCTCTTGGTTGATGGGATTGGAGAATATCAAGTCGCTCAGAAAAAGGACTACTCGCTGACCATTGCTATCGAACATCGTAGTCAGCAGCGAGAAGACGAGATTATCCAGCAGTTTCAGAATTTGGCGACTGATAAAGACTTTCTTATACCGGCTATTTCTTTTGAAGATTATCAGCGGGACAGAAGCCGTAAGTTGAAACGTATCTATCGGGCTTAA
- a CDS encoding 3-oxoacyl-[acyl-carrier-protein] synthase III C-terminal domain-containing protein produces MTAVKNHIKIVGYGTHLPRNTVTFKDQTRYRVVENEETQLSMAVKAIEKALEQAGLTIKDIDCIVSASAVGVQPIPCTAALIHELVAKGLSIPAMDINTTCTSFISALSLMSHLLEAGEYHRILIVSSEVGSLGLNPNQKESFELFSDGAAALIFEATEEERGVISSLQRTWSEGAHDTEIRGGLTSFQPKEYSDATKTHYMFDMNGKKILLLSARKIPEMFKEFKEKSGLSLSDLDYIIPHQASRALPMVMRSLGIPDDKYLNIVQDYGNMVSVAVPFSLCYALERNLVKEGDTIALMGTAAGMTVNMLAMKL; encoded by the coding sequence ATGACAGCAGTAAAGAATCATATAAAGATTGTTGGTTATGGTACGCATCTACCTAGAAATACTGTGACTTTTAAGGATCAGACCCGTTATCGAGTGGTGGAAAATGAAGAAACCCAGCTTTCCATGGCTGTTAAGGCGATTGAAAAAGCCCTAGAGCAAGCGGGCTTGACAATCAAAGACATCGATTGTATCGTGTCAGCCAGTGCGGTGGGTGTCCAGCCTATTCCTTGTACAGCGGCCCTGATTCATGAGTTGGTAGCCAAGGGCTTGTCCATTCCAGCCATGGATATCAATACGACTTGCACCAGCTTTATCTCGGCTTTGAGTCTCATGTCTCATTTGTTGGAGGCTGGTGAGTATCATAGAATCCTCATCGTGTCCAGTGAGGTTGGAAGTTTGGGTCTCAATCCCAATCAGAAGGAAAGTTTTGAGTTGTTCAGTGACGGGGCGGCTGCTTTGATTTTTGAAGCAACAGAGGAAGAGAGAGGGGTCATCTCCAGCCTGCAGCGGACCTGGTCTGAAGGAGCTCACGATACAGAGATTCGCGGTGGATTGACATCGTTTCAGCCTAAGGAGTATTCGGATGCTACCAAGACTCACTACATGTTTGACATGAATGGTAAGAAGATTCTCTTGCTCTCTGCCAGAAAAATTCCAGAAATGTTTAAAGAATTTAAAGAAAAGAGTGGCCTCAGTCTGTCTGACTTGGATTATATCATTCCGCATCAGGCCAGTCGTGCCCTGCCAATGGTCATGCGCAGCTTGGGTATTCCTGATGATAAATACCTTAATATTGTGCAAGACTATGGGAATATGGTGTCAGTAGCAGTGCCTTTTTCTCTCTGCTATGCTCTGGAGCGTAATCTAGTCAAGGAAGGGGACACCATCGCTCTGATGGGAACAGCAGCTGGAATGACAGTTAATATGCTGGCTATGAAATTATAA